From Streptomyces sp. NBC_00690, a single genomic window includes:
- a CDS encoding 3-hydroxyacyl-CoA dehydrogenase family protein has protein sequence MTTAPRDEPRPQHELTVLGAGVMGVGIAVLALGHGVPVHLVDLDRELLGRATERIDGELRLAELMGSLPAATPPGALVTGTSLKAVAGATAVIEAVTENAATKAAVLSEVSALVRPGTLLVTNTSSIPVDELAGALERPEELVGTHFMNPPYLIGTVEVVRGARTGEPAMAAVATLLEALRRRAVVVRDAPGFVTSRILHPMINDAARVVEEGTATAEAVDTLMQGCLGHPTGPLRTADLIGIDNLVDSLRVLHERTGDDGCRPSELLLQLVREGRLGRKSGRGFYDYT, from the coding sequence TTGACCACCGCTCCACGCGACGAACCGCGACCGCAGCACGAGCTCACCGTGCTGGGAGCCGGCGTGATGGGCGTCGGCATCGCCGTGCTCGCCCTCGGGCACGGTGTGCCCGTGCACCTGGTCGACCTGGACCGGGAGCTGCTCGGCAGGGCGACGGAACGGATCGACGGTGAACTCCGGCTGGCGGAGCTGATGGGCTCGTTGCCGGCTGCCACTCCTCCCGGCGCACTGGTCACCGGCACCTCACTGAAGGCTGTGGCGGGTGCCACCGCCGTCATCGAGGCCGTCACCGAGAACGCGGCGACCAAGGCCGCGGTCCTGTCCGAAGTCTCCGCGTTGGTCCGACCCGGGACCCTGCTGGTGACCAACACCTCCTCGATCCCGGTCGACGAGCTGGCCGGGGCGCTGGAGCGACCGGAGGAACTGGTCGGCACCCACTTCATGAACCCGCCCTACCTGATCGGAACCGTCGAGGTGGTCCGGGGCGCCAGAACCGGGGAGCCCGCGATGGCAGCGGTGGCAACGCTGTTGGAAGCCCTGCGGCGGCGTGCCGTGGTGGTCAGGGACGCACCGGGATTCGTGACCAGCCGGATCCTGCATCCGATGATCAACGATGCGGCCCGCGTCGTGGAGGAGGGCACGGCGACCGCCGAGGCGGTCGACACCCTGATGCAGGGCTGCCTCGGCCACCCCACCGGGCCGCTGCGCACCGCTGACCTGATCGGCATCGACAATCTTGTCGACTCCCTCAGGGTGCTGCACGAACGGACCGGTGACGACGGCTGCCGCCCCAGCGAGTTGCTGCTCCAACTGGTCCGCGAGGGCCGGCTCGGTCGCAAATCCGGGCGCGGCTTCTACGACTACACCTGA
- a CDS encoding acyl-CoA dehydrogenase family protein: MGEDLAGACTSATLRVGDQAGEWDRDGVLPLDLLHELGAEGRLCAEVPEQYGGWGLSSTLSGEYTAHVGSLCSSLRSVMTSQGMAAWTVQRLGTPEQSAAYLPRLTGGELAAVGFSEPGAGSDLAAMTTTVRRDGDSIVVDGHKKWVTAAHYADLLVIVGRYQDGAAAVMVPVDTPGVRVERIADPLGCRAAGHADVHLEGVRLPVDSVLGGYGLPLTLLVTTALAYGRMSVAWGCVGILRACLTGATAHAAGREQFGRPLAEHQLVAGHLADIFTAEQVASRVCEHASRRWDEGAPDQVVATVLAKHVSATQAARGAAAAVQVLASAGSRDGHPVARAYRDAKLMEIIEGSNEMCRLMLAQHALSRPGAT; this comes from the coding sequence ATGGGTGAGGACCTGGCGGGCGCCTGCACCTCGGCCACACTGCGGGTCGGTGACCAGGCGGGGGAGTGGGACCGGGACGGCGTGCTCCCGCTGGACCTGCTTCATGAGCTGGGCGCAGAGGGACGGCTGTGTGCCGAGGTTCCGGAGCAGTACGGCGGCTGGGGCCTCAGCAGCACGCTCAGCGGCGAGTACACGGCCCATGTGGGCAGTCTGTGCAGTTCGCTGCGTAGCGTGATGACCTCCCAGGGCATGGCGGCCTGGACCGTGCAGCGCCTGGGCACTCCGGAGCAGTCGGCCGCGTACCTGCCCCGACTGACCGGGGGTGAACTGGCTGCGGTCGGCTTCAGCGAGCCGGGGGCCGGCAGCGACCTCGCGGCGATGACGACGACCGTCCGTCGCGACGGGGACTCGATCGTCGTGGATGGCCACAAGAAGTGGGTGACCGCCGCCCACTACGCCGACCTGTTGGTGATCGTCGGTCGTTACCAGGACGGTGCTGCAGCCGTCATGGTGCCCGTCGATACGCCGGGCGTCCGCGTGGAGCGGATCGCCGACCCGCTCGGCTGTCGGGCGGCCGGACACGCCGACGTCCACCTCGAAGGGGTCCGGCTGCCTGTCGACAGCGTTCTCGGCGGCTACGGCCTGCCACTGACCCTGCTGGTGACGACCGCTCTTGCCTACGGGCGGATGTCGGTCGCCTGGGGGTGCGTGGGGATCCTGCGGGCCTGTCTGACAGGGGCCACCGCGCACGCCGCCGGACGTGAGCAGTTCGGCAGACCGCTGGCCGAACACCAGCTCGTCGCCGGGCACCTCGCCGACATCTTCACGGCCGAGCAGGTGGCCAGCCGAGTGTGTGAGCATGCGAGCCGTCGCTGGGATGAGGGAGCGCCGGACCAGGTGGTGGCGACCGTGCTGGCCAAGCACGTCAGCGCGACCCAGGCGGCCCGGGGCGCAGCGGCTGCCGTCCAGGTGCTGGCCTCGGCAGGATCGCGGGACGGACATCCGGTGGCCAGGGCGTACCGGGACGCCAAGCTGATGGAGATCATCGAGGGCAGCAACGAGATGTGCCGGCTGATGCTGGCGCAACACGCACTCTCACGACCGGGGGCGACATGA
- a CDS encoding HAD-IIIC family phosphatase has protein sequence MTEATAEEPMEEAVAALVKCLVWDLDDTLWQGTLLEDGEVILPDEVRKVVIELDSRGILQSVSSRNDHEHAWARLEALGIAEYFVLPEIGWGAKSAAVRKIADRLGFALTTIAFIDDRPAERAEVAFHLPEVRCYPAEQVLALPELAEFTPATSTVDSRRRRQMYQAGFRREAERAAAPGPDEEFLRSLDLRMRIGRATGEELSRVEELTLRTSQMNATGVHYPDAVLRGLIADPGHEVLVVTLADRFGPHGAVGVLLLERHPGLWHLKLLATSCRVVAYGAGATLLNWLADTAARAGVHLVADFRATERNRMMEIAYRFSGFEEDSCPCTVGLEPAAVQPGLQRLHLAPQPREVSTTMSLDAPDLGTRERNEGATAPS, from the coding sequence ATGACCGAGGCCACAGCCGAGGAGCCGATGGAGGAGGCCGTGGCCGCGTTGGTCAAGTGCCTGGTTTGGGACCTCGATGACACGCTCTGGCAGGGCACCCTGCTGGAGGACGGCGAGGTGATACTCCCGGACGAGGTACGGAAGGTGGTGATCGAGCTCGACTCCCGCGGCATCCTCCAGTCCGTGTCGAGCCGCAACGACCACGAGCACGCCTGGGCGCGGCTGGAGGCCCTCGGAATCGCCGAGTACTTCGTGCTGCCGGAGATCGGTTGGGGCGCCAAATCCGCGGCGGTGCGCAAGATCGCCGACCGGCTCGGCTTCGCCCTCACGACGATCGCGTTCATCGACGACCGGCCCGCCGAGCGCGCCGAGGTGGCCTTCCACCTCCCCGAAGTGCGGTGCTACCCGGCTGAGCAGGTCCTCGCGCTGCCGGAGCTAGCGGAGTTCACGCCCGCGACCAGCACCGTCGATTCGCGGCGGCGGCGGCAGATGTACCAGGCGGGCTTCCGCCGGGAGGCGGAGCGCGCGGCGGCGCCGGGGCCCGACGAGGAGTTCCTGCGCTCGCTGGACCTGCGGATGCGCATCGGTCGGGCCACCGGTGAGGAGTTGTCCCGGGTCGAGGAGCTCACCTTGCGTACCAGCCAGATGAACGCGACCGGCGTCCACTACCCGGACGCGGTGCTGCGCGGCCTGATCGCCGACCCCGGACACGAGGTGCTGGTGGTCACCTTGGCCGACCGGTTCGGACCGCACGGCGCGGTCGGAGTGCTGTTGCTGGAGCGCCACCCGGGGCTCTGGCACCTCAAGCTGCTCGCTACCTCTTGCCGGGTGGTCGCCTACGGCGCGGGCGCGACCCTGTTGAACTGGTTGGCCGATACGGCTGCCCGGGCAGGAGTCCACCTGGTGGCCGACTTCCGGGCCACCGAGCGCAACCGGATGATGGAGATTGCCTACCGCTTCTCGGGTTTCGAGGAGGATTCGTGCCCGTGCACCGTCGGGCTGGAGCCGGCTGCGGTGCAGCCGGGACTCCAGCGGCTGCACCTGGCCCCGCAACCGCGCGAGGTGTCCACCACCATGAGCCTGGACGCACCCGACCTGGGTACTCGGGAACGGAACGAGGGAGCGACGGCACCATCCTGA
- a CDS encoding class I SAM-dependent methyltransferase: MAHQTATTPDLLSYVREVSLREDDLLRELRETTADLPAGTAMQVMAEEGQLLALLVGLTDARAVLEIGTFTGYSTLCMARALPTDGLLVSCDIDDRWPAVGVDFWKRAGVDSRIDLRIGDATGTLETLLADRGPGSFDLVFIDADKANYVHYYEASLALVRTGGLIVVDNTLFFGRVADPAAVDPDTAGVRALNRVLHQDSRVELSLLVMADGITLARKR; the protein is encoded by the coding sequence ATGGCCCATCAGACGGCAACCACTCCCGACCTGCTCTCCTATGTCCGGGAGGTCTCCCTCCGTGAGGACGACCTGCTCAGGGAGTTGCGTGAGACCACCGCGGACCTGCCGGCAGGGACCGCCATGCAGGTGATGGCGGAGGAGGGCCAACTCCTCGCCCTGCTCGTCGGGCTGACGGACGCCCGTGCCGTGCTGGAGATCGGAACCTTCACCGGCTACAGCACGCTGTGCATGGCCCGCGCGCTGCCGACCGACGGACTGCTGGTGTCGTGCGACATCGACGACAGGTGGCCGGCCGTGGGTGTCGACTTCTGGAAGCGCGCCGGGGTCGACTCGCGGATCGACCTGCGGATCGGCGATGCGACCGGAACCCTGGAAACGCTGCTGGCAGACCGTGGTCCGGGTAGCTTCGACCTGGTGTTCATCGACGCGGACAAGGCCAACTACGTCCACTATTACGAAGCCTCACTGGCACTGGTGCGCACCGGCGGTCTGATCGTGGTCGACAACACCCTCTTCTTCGGCCGGGTGGCTGACCCTGCCGCCGTGGACCCGGACACCGCCGGGGTCAGGGCGCTCAACCGGGTACTGCACCAGGACTCTCGGGTGGAGCTCTCGCTGCTGGTCATGGCGGACGGAATCACGCTCGCCCGCAAACGCTGA
- a CDS encoding acyl carrier protein — protein sequence MTAGNIPSTDDLEKELLGFLEGHTGTPWESETDLFRAGGLSSLFAMQLVVHLEKSYAIAIRGADLRLDNFRTVRQMAQLVGRLRQSDTEALDG from the coding sequence ATGACAGCGGGGAACATCCCAAGCACTGACGATCTGGAGAAGGAACTCCTGGGGTTCCTGGAGGGGCACACCGGGACTCCCTGGGAATCCGAAACCGACCTGTTCCGGGCCGGCGGCCTGTCCTCCCTGTTCGCCATGCAGTTGGTGGTGCATCTGGAGAAGTCCTACGCGATCGCCATCCGCGGCGCTGACCTCCGGCTGGACAACTTCCGTACCGTGCGGCAGATGGCACAACTGGTGGGCCGGCTCCGCCAGTCCGACACCGAGGCCCTCGATGGGTGA
- a CDS encoding type I polyketide synthase, protein MPTDTDQVVAALRASLLDNQLLRLENRRLLDHSAEPIAIVAMSCRFPGGVRTPEDLWELLVKERDAVSPFPTDRGWDVEGRFDTDPDTPGTFYVREGGFLHDATEFDPGFFGISPREALAMDPQQRLLLEASWEVLERAGIDPHTLRGSRTGVYTGVIHSDYGSRLGRVPDELEGFLGTGTIPSVASGRVAYTLGLEGPAVTLDTACSSSLVAIHLACQGLRSGDATLALAGGVSVMSTPGLYAGFSRQRGLAPDGRSKSFSSTADGAGFGEGLGLLLLERVSDALREGHPVLAVIRGSAVNQDGASNGLTAPNGPAQQRVINAALDRAELTPGEVDMVEAHGTGTTLGDPIEAQALLATYGQDRPDDRPLWLGSLKSNLSHTQAAAGVGGVIKTVLAMRHGLLPRTLHIERPSPQVDWTGGAVSLLTEATAWPETGRPRRAGVSSFGASGTNAHVIVEQSPVAPAAIEHTPAPPDMPVRAVAVPWVLSGRSPDALRVQASRLHAHLLEHPEVSSADVGYSLAVTRTAFEHRAAVVGEDRTALLRGVEALAAGGRAPGLVSGTVAQPGRTVFVFPGQGSQWAGMAVELLEAAPVFAERIAECERALAPYLEWSLSAVLRGEPGAPPLDRVDVVQPVLWAVMVSLAALWRSHGVVPDAVVGHSQGEIAAACVAGALSLEDAARVVALRSRALVALSGRGGMLFVPQSAEAVREVLAGRGGALGVAAVNGATAVTVSGDPVALAELGEWYAGVGVLTWPVQGVDFAGHSVQVDEIRQELLTVLAGIEPRTPDVAFYSTVSGGLLDTAILDADYWYRNLRLPVEFGQAIGALLADGHRTFVECSTHPALTYVIEETAADAGVPETLVLSTLQRDEEGLRQLRLSLAAAHVRGLPVDWERLFAGTGAQRVDLPTYAFQRRRYWLDALPADRDPVSIGQSAVDHPLLGAAIELPDGTGTVFTGRLSLATHPWLADHAVAGTVILPGVALVELAAHLGRRFGCGLVEELTLAAPLLLPGDATDDRAVQLRVLVGAEDGSGQRPVEFHSRESDAGPGRTWTRHATGTVGVQGPPDSAAGLSSAWPPPGAVPLDVDDLYGLLEARGVDYGPAFRGLSAAWRSADEIHAEVALPAGLPGAGRGGFGVHPALLDAALQTTGLREDSGTAQPAGGVPLPFSWQRVAIEPSDAPVLRVRLRSDGPDAVAVRITDPTGRVVATVGSLTLRTASADSLRTPADSVFHLGWTRVTAPAGPRPVTRWGLLGSRDEWLLPAGFSVQPLSAASDAALLICPPSAPAGDDGAEAVHTVVVSVLRRLQRWLADDSVTGTPLVVLTRGATGPLTGEQPVDLGAAAVWGMLRAAQLEHPDRFLLLDTDGPEGTGDALAELLAAGEPQAAMHDGVLYAPRLLRLSTTETATRPTGLFGPADKTVLLSGGGVLAAVLARHLVSVHGVRHLRVLSRRGADAPGMAELTAELTASGAELTAVSCDVSDRQALDTALAAIPAEHPLSAVVHTAGVLDDGLLQGLTPERVTAVLRPKLDAARHLDLLTRGVDLSAFVVFSSAAGVLGSPGQASYSAANAAVDALVAERRRLGLPGTSLAWGLWERQSGMTSQLDEAELRRIDRRGARGLTDAEAMALLDTTLAMDTSLPMDGATSGRGTPVLLAHLDLTAHRDRAVPPLLRSLVRGRPAGAAGLAATAGASLRNRLHAAADTEGREQILRELVLSQAAEVLGHTESGALSGTVPFLSAGFDSLTAVELRNRLAADTGLRLRPSVVFDSGTPIALAARLAAAVEAEPAPPTGTVAVLGIEPVPVRGSEPDAVGNDPVSVLFRQACAIGRTDEGIALLKNASALRPAFHNGGELATAGTGPRLLHLSERAGAPVIVCFGSIVALGGAHQYARFASHFRDRYAVSALDAPGFTPDEELPADMDALLEFQAATLLLELSGRRLVLVGSSSGGTLAHGVAAELERRGEGPAAVVLLDTYLSDNQGITQFNDVLLGGMFAREERAAPMDGTRLTAMGGYFRLLDDWKPPAVRAPVLLVRASAPLGRPSAEAGDWRSSWASADAVVDVPGDHFSIMEQHVATTGRAVADWLGATVRTPDDL, encoded by the coding sequence ATGCCCACGGACACGGACCAGGTCGTCGCTGCCCTGCGCGCCTCGCTGCTGGACAACCAGCTGCTGCGGCTGGAGAACCGACGGCTCCTCGACCACTCCGCCGAACCCATCGCGATCGTGGCCATGAGCTGCCGTTTCCCCGGTGGTGTACGCACCCCGGAGGACCTGTGGGAGCTGTTGGTCAAGGAACGTGACGCGGTCTCGCCGTTCCCCACCGACCGCGGTTGGGACGTCGAGGGGCGGTTCGACACAGACCCCGACACCCCCGGGACCTTCTACGTCCGCGAGGGCGGCTTCCTGCATGATGCGACCGAGTTCGACCCGGGCTTCTTCGGGATCTCGCCGCGTGAGGCGCTGGCCATGGATCCGCAGCAGCGGCTGCTGCTGGAGGCGTCCTGGGAGGTCCTGGAGCGTGCGGGCATCGATCCGCACACGCTACGCGGCAGCCGCACCGGCGTGTACACCGGAGTGATCCACAGCGACTACGGGTCCAGGCTCGGCCGGGTGCCCGACGAACTTGAGGGCTTCCTGGGTACGGGCACCATTCCCAGCGTCGCCTCGGGCCGGGTCGCCTACACCCTGGGCCTGGAAGGTCCGGCGGTCACCCTGGACACCGCCTGCTCGTCATCGCTGGTCGCCATCCACCTCGCCTGCCAGGGCCTGCGCTCCGGCGATGCCACGCTGGCGCTGGCGGGCGGGGTGAGCGTGATGTCCACCCCCGGCCTCTACGCCGGATTCAGCCGCCAGCGCGGCCTGGCACCCGACGGGCGCAGCAAGTCCTTCTCGTCCACAGCGGACGGGGCGGGATTCGGCGAGGGCCTCGGCCTGCTCCTGTTGGAGCGAGTCTCGGACGCACTGCGCGAAGGGCACCCCGTCCTCGCGGTCATCCGTGGTTCGGCCGTCAACCAGGACGGTGCCAGCAACGGGTTGACCGCCCCGAACGGCCCGGCCCAGCAACGCGTCATCAACGCAGCCCTCGATCGCGCCGAACTCACCCCGGGCGAGGTGGACATGGTGGAGGCGCACGGCACCGGCACCACTCTCGGAGACCCCATCGAGGCACAGGCACTACTGGCGACCTATGGTCAGGACCGGCCCGACGACAGGCCGTTGTGGCTGGGATCGCTGAAGTCCAACCTGTCCCACACCCAGGCCGCCGCAGGTGTCGGCGGCGTGATCAAGACCGTACTGGCGATGCGCCATGGTCTGCTGCCGCGCACCCTGCACATCGAACGTCCCTCACCCCAGGTCGACTGGACCGGGGGTGCCGTCTCACTGCTGACCGAGGCCACCGCCTGGCCGGAGACCGGCCGTCCGCGCCGGGCCGGCGTTTCTTCTTTCGGTGCCAGTGGCACCAACGCGCATGTGATCGTCGAGCAGTCGCCCGTCGCGCCCGCCGCCATCGAGCACACGCCCGCCCCACCGGACATGCCCGTCCGGGCGGTCGCCGTGCCGTGGGTCCTGTCCGGACGTTCGCCCGACGCCCTGAGGGTGCAGGCGTCCCGGTTGCATGCCCATCTGCTGGAGCATCCCGAGGTCTCGTCCGCGGATGTGGGCTATTCGCTGGCGGTCACCCGGACGGCTTTCGAGCACCGTGCGGCTGTTGTCGGCGAGGATCGCACGGCCCTGCTGCGCGGTGTGGAGGCGTTGGCAGCGGGAGGCCGTGCTCCCGGTCTGGTGAGTGGCACGGTCGCACAGCCGGGGAGGACTGTTTTCGTCTTCCCGGGTCAGGGCTCGCAGTGGGCGGGCATGGCGGTGGAGCTGCTTGAGGCGGCTCCGGTCTTTGCTGAGCGGATCGCCGAGTGTGAACGTGCCCTGGCTCCGTATCTGGAGTGGTCGCTGTCGGCGGTCCTGCGGGGTGAGCCCGGTGCGCCCCCGCTGGACCGGGTCGATGTGGTGCAGCCGGTGCTATGGGCGGTGATGGTGTCCCTGGCCGCGCTGTGGCGTTCCCACGGGGTTGTTCCGGATGCGGTGGTGGGGCACTCGCAGGGGGAGATCGCTGCCGCGTGTGTGGCGGGGGCGTTGTCGTTGGAGGACGCGGCGCGGGTGGTCGCGCTGCGGAGCCGGGCACTGGTCGCTCTGTCGGGGCGGGGCGGCATGTTGTTCGTTCCGCAGTCGGCGGAGGCGGTGCGGGAGGTACTGGCGGGCCGCGGTGGTGCGCTGGGTGTCGCCGCGGTGAACGGGGCGACGGCCGTGACGGTTTCCGGTGACCCGGTGGCGTTGGCGGAGTTGGGTGAGTGGTACGCGGGGGTGGGTGTGCTCACCTGGCCGGTGCAGGGGGTGGATTTCGCCGGGCATTCGGTGCAGGTGGACGAGATCCGGCAGGAGCTGTTGACGGTGCTCGCCGGGATCGAGCCGCGTACGCCGGACGTGGCGTTCTACTCGACAGTCAGCGGTGGTCTGTTGGACACCGCGATTCTGGATGCCGACTACTGGTATCGCAATCTGCGCCTGCCGGTGGAGTTCGGACAGGCGATCGGTGCGCTGCTCGCCGACGGGCATCGCACTTTTGTCGAATGCAGCACCCACCCCGCCCTGACCTACGTGATCGAGGAGACGGCCGCTGACGCGGGCGTCCCGGAGACACTGGTGCTCAGCACACTCCAGCGCGACGAGGAAGGGCTTCGCCAACTGCGGCTCTCCCTCGCCGCCGCACACGTCCGGGGCCTGCCGGTCGACTGGGAGCGGCTGTTCGCCGGGACCGGTGCCCAGCGGGTGGACCTCCCCACCTACGCCTTCCAGCGACGCCGCTACTGGCTCGACGCCCTCCCGGCCGACCGCGATCCGGTGTCCATCGGCCAGTCCGCGGTGGACCATCCGCTGCTCGGCGCGGCGATCGAGCTGCCGGACGGCACGGGCACCGTCTTCACCGGCCGTCTGTCCCTGGCCACTCACCCCTGGCTCGCCGACCATGCCGTGGCCGGCACGGTCATCCTGCCCGGTGTGGCCCTCGTGGAACTGGCCGCACACCTGGGCCGCCGCTTCGGCTGCGGTCTGGTGGAGGAGCTGACGCTGGCGGCCCCGCTGCTGCTGCCCGGCGACGCCACGGATGACCGCGCCGTACAGTTACGGGTCCTGGTGGGGGCCGAGGACGGTTCGGGGCAGCGCCCGGTGGAGTTCCACTCCCGTGAGAGCGACGCCGGCCCCGGCCGGACGTGGACTCGGCACGCGACCGGGACAGTCGGTGTACAGGGCCCACCGGACAGCGCGGCCGGGCTGTCCAGCGCGTGGCCTCCGCCCGGTGCGGTCCCGCTGGACGTGGACGATCTCTACGGCCTGCTCGAAGCCCGCGGTGTCGACTACGGACCCGCTTTCCGGGGTCTGAGCGCCGCCTGGCGCAGCGCAGACGAGATCCACGCAGAGGTGGCACTGCCCGCCGGCCTTCCCGGTGCCGGGCGCGGTGGCTTCGGGGTGCATCCGGCCCTGCTCGACGCGGCCCTGCAAACGACCGGTCTGCGTGAGGACTCCGGGACAGCGCAGCCCGCCGGCGGCGTCCCCCTGCCGTTCTCCTGGCAGCGGGTCGCGATCGAGCCGTCCGACGCACCCGTGCTGCGCGTCCGGCTGCGCTCCGACGGGCCCGACGCTGTCGCTGTGCGGATCACCGACCCGACAGGCCGTGTGGTGGCGACGGTCGGTTCACTCACCCTGCGCACGGCGTCCGCCGACTCGCTGCGGACGCCGGCGGACTCCGTGTTCCATCTCGGCTGGACACGGGTCACTGCCCCGGCTGGCCCGCGCCCGGTCACCCGCTGGGGCCTGCTCGGCTCGCGGGACGAGTGGCTGCTGCCGGCCGGCTTCTCCGTCCAGCCCCTGTCGGCGGCATCCGACGCCGCACTGCTGATCTGCCCCCCGTCCGCGCCGGCCGGGGACGACGGAGCTGAGGCGGTCCATACGGTCGTGGTCTCGGTGCTCCGCCGTCTCCAGCGCTGGCTGGCCGACGACTCTGTCACTGGTACGCCGCTGGTGGTGCTCACCCGGGGCGCGACCGGTCCGCTCACCGGGGAACAGCCGGTGGACCTCGGCGCGGCGGCCGTCTGGGGCATGCTCAGGGCTGCTCAGCTCGAACATCCCGACCGTTTCCTTCTGTTGGACACCGATGGGCCGGAGGGCACCGGCGACGCGCTCGCCGAACTCCTCGCCGCCGGCGAACCGCAGGCGGCCATGCACGATGGCGTGCTGTACGCGCCCCGACTGCTGCGTTTGTCCACCACGGAGACCGCGACCCGCCCGACCGGGCTGTTCGGACCGGCCGACAAGACGGTGCTGTTGAGCGGCGGAGGTGTCCTCGCAGCCGTACTGGCACGTCATCTGGTCTCCGTGCACGGGGTGCGCCACCTCCGAGTGCTGAGCCGCCGGGGCGCCGACGCTCCAGGTATGGCGGAGTTGACGGCGGAACTCACCGCGTCCGGGGCCGAGCTGACGGCCGTCAGCTGCGATGTGTCGGACCGTCAGGCGCTTGACACCGCTCTGGCGGCCATCCCCGCAGAGCATCCCCTCTCTGCCGTGGTGCACACCGCGGGAGTCCTCGACGACGGACTGCTCCAGGGGCTGACGCCGGAGCGGGTGACTGCGGTGCTGCGGCCCAAGCTGGACGCCGCCCGGCATCTGGACCTGCTGACGCGCGGGGTGGACCTCTCGGCGTTCGTCGTCTTCTCCTCCGCGGCGGGCGTTCTGGGCAGCCCGGGGCAGGCGTCCTACTCCGCTGCCAACGCCGCGGTCGACGCGCTCGTAGCGGAACGCCGACGGCTTGGACTGCCTGGCACTTCCCTGGCCTGGGGACTCTGGGAGCGACAGAGCGGGATGACATCGCAACTCGACGAGGCCGAACTGCGGCGAATCGACCGGCGTGGCGCGCGCGGGCTCACCGACGCGGAGGCCATGGCCCTGCTGGACACCACTCTCGCCATGGACACCAGTCTTCCCATGGACGGCGCCACGTCGGGACGCGGGACCCCCGTCCTCCTAGCACACCTCGATCTCACCGCCCACCGCGACCGTGCGGTCCCTCCCCTGCTGCGCTCACTGGTACGGGGCCGTCCCGCGGGCGCTGCGGGACTTGCTGCGACGGCCGGCGCGTCACTGCGGAACCGGCTCCACGCCGCCGCTGACACCGAGGGCCGGGAGCAGATCCTGCGCGAGCTCGTCCTCAGCCAGGCCGCCGAAGTCCTCGGCCACACCGAATCCGGGGCGTTGTCCGGAACGGTGCCCTTCCTCTCCGCCGGATTCGACTCGTTGACCGCGGTCGAGCTGCGCAACCGCCTGGCCGCCGACACCGGTCTGCGCCTGCGGCCCTCGGTGGTGTTCGACAGCGGGACACCGATCGCGCTCGCCGCACGCCTCGCCGCCGCGGTGGAGGCCGAGCCGGCGCCACCGACCGGGACCGTGGCCGTACTCGGGATCGAGCCCGTACCCGTACGCGGAAGCGAGCCAGACGCCGTCGGCAACGACCCGGTGAGCGTGCTGTTCCGTCAAGCATGCGCGATCGGCCGCACCGACGAGGGCATCGCACTGCTCAAGAACGCCTCCGCCCTGCGCCCCGCGTTCCACAACGGCGGCGAACTCGCGACGGCCGGAACCGGACCACGACTGCTGCACCTGAGCGAGCGCGCCGGTGCCCCGGTGATCGTCTGCTTCGGCTCCATCGTGGCCCTCGGCGGTGCCCACCAGTACGCCCGCTTCGCATCCCACTTCCGTGATCGCTACGCAGTCAGCGCCCTGGACGCGCCCGGTTTCACCCCTGATGAGGAACTGCCCGCCGACATGGACGCGCTGCTGGAGTTCCAGGCGGCGACGCTGCTCTTGGAGCTCTCCGGGCGGAGGCTGGTGCTGGTCGGCTCGTCCTCGGGCGGCACGCTCGCCCATGGGGTGGCCGCCGAACTGGAGCGTCGCGGCGAGGGCCCGGCGGCCGTGGTGCTGCTGGACACCTACCTCTCCGACAACCAGGGCATCACCCAGTTCAACGATGTGCTGCTGGGCGGGATGTTCGCCCGTGAGGAGCGGGCGGCTCCGATGGACGGGACCAGACTGACCGCTATGGGCGGCTACTTCCGCCTGCTCGACGACTGGAAGCCCCCGGCGGTCCGTGCCCCGGTGCTGCTGGTGCGCGCGAGCGCTCCCCTGGGCCGCCCGTCTGCCGAGGCCGGTGACTGGCGCTCCTCCTGGGCCTCGGCCGACGCCGTGGTCGATGTTCCCGGAGACCACTTCTCGATCATGGAGCAGCATGTCGCGACCACCGGAAGGGCCGTCGCCGACTGGCTCGGCGCCACCGTACGAACACCCGATGACCTGTGA